The Epilithonimonas zeae genome contains a region encoding:
- a CDS encoding DUF2339 domain-containing protein, translating to MEIFLLLVVILFVIIIHNKVNSNHQATQDSIRKLQEKIDSLKSGIQIPPVKQEEPEIPIIKEEIKPEEITPTPVEVPPLFEEEIIEEKQPESIENTIPPVEDELPRAEQKVAFSAESTIREVVPSKKSWLENFRENNPDIEKFIGENLINKIGILILVLGISFFVKYAIDKDWINEPARVGIGVLAGALVMGVAHRLRKNYAAFSSVFVAGAISIFYLTIGIAFHDYHLFSQTVAFVIMVVITIFSVFVSVSYNRKELAVLSLIGGFAVPFMVSTGEGNYKVLFTYIAILNIGMLMIAYFKKWNLVTLLAFIFSCLLYSAWFGKGFYDDKLPYRGALFFATIFYLIFSIATVIHNLRNKGTFTKLEYFIMVANTFFYFGMGISIIENWKPEFKGLFTVVLALYNLVYAIFLYRKFGLDKNAIYLLLGLTLTFVTLAIPIQFQGNYITLFWAGEAVLLFWLSQKSKIATFKLGAIIVQILMFGSLIMDWEKYYSRNLMELKPFINRMFITGIVSLGSLIFTYILLSKEKEKTDIFGFEFHPSSYRNIILGVGILVGYFTGILEISYQANEYISNYYSALSYSVLYHFLFSIGIIYFVLKLKDQFWNSFTMLLASVNILLYITVFYKLTYNEMMENFALNLSSKSAFFVHYILLICLAYFGYVLIKFRNESLFSKLLNHKLALWVFAFCIVYVLSNEVMIHGLMFTKDIISPAELAKYPLNKTGHSYEKEIFIDDKFEAVKVQIIKIGYPILWGVLSFVFLIIGIKKQNQPLRIIALSLLGLTIIKLFIYDIKNVSETGKIIAFILLGVLILIISFVYQKIKRLVVDETKISLDKIENLEDQTETKNPTDEEIN from the coding sequence ATGGAGATATTTTTATTACTGGTCGTTATACTTTTTGTGATAATTATTCACAACAAAGTCAATTCTAACCATCAAGCCACTCAGGATTCAATCAGAAAACTGCAGGAGAAAATCGATTCTTTAAAATCAGGAATCCAAATTCCACCTGTAAAACAGGAAGAACCAGAGATTCCAATTATCAAAGAAGAAATCAAACCGGAAGAAATAACACCAACTCCTGTTGAAGTTCCTCCGTTATTCGAAGAAGAAATCATCGAAGAAAAACAGCCGGAAAGTATTGAAAATACAATTCCTCCAGTTGAAGATGAACTTCCAAGAGCGGAACAAAAAGTGGCTTTCTCAGCAGAAAGTACGATAAGAGAAGTTGTACCGTCTAAAAAATCGTGGCTGGAAAACTTCAGGGAAAATAATCCTGACATCGAGAAATTCATTGGAGAGAATCTGATTAATAAAATCGGGATTCTGATTTTGGTTTTAGGAATCAGTTTCTTTGTGAAATATGCGATAGATAAAGATTGGATTAATGAACCAGCACGTGTGGGAATTGGCGTTTTGGCAGGCGCGCTTGTGATGGGCGTCGCTCATCGATTGAGGAAAAATTATGCGGCTTTCAGTTCTGTTTTTGTAGCCGGAGCAATTAGTATTTTTTATCTCACAATTGGAATTGCTTTCCACGATTATCATCTGTTCAGTCAGACTGTGGCGTTCGTTATAATGGTTGTCATTACCATTTTCAGTGTGTTTGTGTCTGTTTCTTACAACCGGAAAGAACTGGCTGTTTTATCATTGATTGGCGGTTTTGCCGTTCCTTTTATGGTAAGTACAGGCGAAGGAAATTACAAAGTTTTATTCACTTACATTGCGATTCTTAACATCGGAATGTTGATGATTGCTTACTTCAAAAAATGGAATCTGGTCACTTTGTTGGCTTTCATTTTCAGTTGCCTGCTTTATTCTGCTTGGTTTGGAAAAGGCTTTTACGACGACAAATTACCATATCGTGGCGCTTTGTTTTTTGCTACTATATTTTACCTTATTTTCAGTATTGCTACTGTTATTCATAACCTTAGAAACAAGGGAACTTTCACGAAGCTGGAATATTTCATAATGGTCGCTAATACGTTCTTCTATTTCGGGATGGGAATCAGTATTATCGAAAACTGGAAACCGGAATTCAAAGGTTTATTTACCGTTGTTTTGGCTTTGTACAATTTGGTTTATGCGATATTCTTATATAGAAAGTTCGGGTTGGACAAAAATGCGATTTATCTTTTATTAGGACTGACTTTAACCTTCGTGACATTAGCCATTCCGATTCAGTTCCAAGGCAATTACATCACTTTATTCTGGGCTGGAGAAGCCGTTTTATTGTTCTGGCTTTCTCAAAAATCGAAAATTGCAACCTTCAAATTAGGCGCAATCATCGTTCAGATTTTGATGTTCGGAAGTTTGATTATGGATTGGGAAAAATATTATTCCAGAAACCTGATGGAACTGAAACCTTTCATCAACCGAATGTTCATCACAGGAATCGTTTCTTTGGGTTCCTTGATTTTCACTTATATTTTATTGAGTAAAGAGAAAGAAAAAACTGATATTTTCGGTTTTGAATTCCATCCTTCATCCTATAGAAATATTATTTTAGGCGTCGGTATTTTGGTCGGCTATTTTACCGGAATACTGGAAATCAGTTATCAAGCTAACGAATACATCAGCAATTATTATTCGGCCTTGTCGTATTCGGTTTTGTATCATTTCTTGTTCAGCATTGGAATTATTTATTTCGTTTTGAAACTGAAAGACCAATTTTGGAACAGTTTCACAATGCTTTTGGCTTCGGTTAACATTCTTTTATATATAACTGTTTTCTACAAGCTGACTTACAATGAAATGATGGAAAATTTTGCTCTCAATCTATCTTCCAAATCAGCTTTCTTCGTACATTATATCTTATTGATTTGTCTGGCTTATTTCGGATATGTTTTGATTAAATTCAGAAATGAAAGTCTGTTTTCCAAGCTTTTGAATCACAAATTGGCTTTGTGGGTTTTCGCATTTTGCATTGTTTATGTTTTGAGTAATGAAGTGATGATTCACGGATTAATGTTTACCAAAGACATTATTTCTCCTGCAGAATTAGCTAAATATCCATTGAATAAAACCGGTCACAGCTACGAAAAAGAGATTTTCATCGATGATAAATTCGAAGCGGTAAAGGTTCAAATCATTAAAATCGGCTATCCGATTCTTTGGGGTGTTTTATCTTTTGTTTTCCTGATTATCGGCATCAAAAAACAAAATCAACCGTTAAGGATTATCGCTTTGTCTTTATTAGGTCTTACGATTATCAAATTATTTATTTACGATATCAAAAACGTTTCGGAAACAGGGAAAATCATCGCCTTTATTTTGTTAGGTGTTTTGATTTTGATAATTTCATTC